A region from the Melanotaenia boesemani isolate fMelBoe1 chromosome 11, fMelBoe1.pri, whole genome shotgun sequence genome encodes:
- the mtrfr gene encoding probable peptide chain release factor C12orf65 homolog, mitochondrial, translating into MLSPVPVITRMFSVSRRVLWKSAPSLSELLRPTSPGMTCVLAVGKKNLPDFPVLIEDELEEQFVRGSGPGGQATNKTSNCVVLKHIPTGIVVKCHQTRSVDINRKRAREIMREKLDVAYKGELSELLMMKKESMLKKQQKRKKVNENLERKRLFKESLATDSKPGNDTV; encoded by the exons ATGTTATCGCCTGTTCCGGTCATCACCCGTATGTTCAGTGTGTCCAGGCGAGTGTTATGGAAATCTGCCCCAAGTCTCTCTGAGCTGCTCAGACCGACATCCCCCGGAATGACATGTGTTTTGGCAGTTGGCAAGAAGAACCTGCCGGATTTTCCTGTCCTGATTGAGGATGAACTCGAGGAGCAATTTGTGAGAGGATCCGGGCCCGGAGGACAGGCTACTAACAAAACCAGCAACTGTGTTGTGCTCAAGCACATCCCCACGGGGATTGTTGTGAAG TGCCATCAGACCAGATCTGTGGATATAAATCGAAAGCGTGCCAGGGAAATTATGAGAGAGAAACTTGATGTTGCATATAAAGGAGAACTCAGTGAACTACTCATGATGAAGAAAGAGTCTATGTTAAAGAAGCAACAAAAGAGGAAGAAGGTGAACGAgaatctggaaagaaaaagactgtTTAAAGAGAGTCTGGCTACAGACTCCAAACCTGGAAATGacactgtttaa
- the kmt5ab gene encoding lysine methyltransferase 5Ab → MAKGKKNVLKVDKKPQDTTEHKVPSQTETKENKPATSKNCVGKVQSILQSLRTPRSPLSDNTSMRIQEGNDSDASTPNVSTLKKDIPSKIKHESCEAKEQKPELVSHSHVTKVQDANQLEHKETITQQDVTSAKSSKVPASNPRKSTSRKNGAKKTENRATQNKKVTDYFPIRRSNRKTKTELKGEEHKHIDDLIKNGTEEGMQVRHIEGKGRGVFAMKDFKKGDYVVEYHGDLLDLTQAKMREDKYAEDPQTGCYMYYFQYQSKTYCVDATKETGRLGRLINHSKTGNCQTRLHVIDGTPHLILVASRDIEAEEELLYDYGDRSKASVSAHPWLKY, encoded by the exons ATGGCAAAAG GGAAGAAAAATGTACTGAAAGTCGACAAAAAGCCACAGGACACTACTGAACATAAAGTTCCCTCACAGACGGAGACAAAGGAAAACAAGCCTGCAACTAGCAAG AATTGCGTAGGTAAAGTACAGTCAATTCTCCAGAGCCTGCGGACTCCTAGATCTCCTCTGAGCGACAATACAAGTATGCGGATTCAAGAAGGAAATGATTCTGATGCATCTACTCCTAATGTGTCAACACTGAAAAAAG ACATACCCAGTAAAATTAAACATGAGAGCTGTGAAGCCAAAGAGCAGAAACCTGAACTGGTTTCTCACAGTCATGTGACAAAAGTACAGGACGCCAATCAGCTCGAGCATAAAGAGACAATAACGCAACAGGATGTCACGTCTGCAAAAAGCAGCAAAGTTCCAGCATCCAATCCTCGGAAAAGCACTAGTCGCAAGAACGGAGCAAAAAA GACGGAGAACAGAGCGACCCAAAACAAAAAGGTCACAGACTATTTCCCCATTAGACGGAGTAACAGGAAAACTAAAACGGAGCTAAAG GGTGaggaacacaaacacattgATGACTTGATAAAGAATGGCACTGAAGAAGGAATGCAG GTCCGACACATAgaaggaaaaggaagaggagtATTTGCCATGAAGGACTTCAAAAAGGGAGATTATGTCGTTGAGTACCACGGCGACCTTCTGGACCTAACCCAAGCTAAAATGAGAGAAGACAAGTATGCTGAGGATCCCCAAACAGGCTGTTACATGTACTATTTCCAGTATCAATCTAAAACTTACTG CGTAGATGCCACAAAGGAAACTGGGCGTCTTGGAAGGCTCATCAACCACAGTAAAACTGGAAATTGCCAGACAAGGCTCCACGTCATTGATGGAACCCCTCATCTGATCTTGGTGGCTTCCAGAGACATCGAAGCAGAGGAGGAGCTGCTCTACGACTACGGTGATAGGAGCAAGGCCTCAGTCTCCGCGCACCCTTGGCTCAAATACTGA